The nucleotide sequence atattagtaagattttaattgtaacacGGATCGCCGTAACATCAAACTGGTACTTTTATTTCATCCTTATTTTGTGAAGGTCCCCAATCGTACTACTTCCTCTTCTAATTGTACATCTCATGTCTAAGACGTCGGTACCTTGATCCATAAGTTTCTTTCTGGGATATACCATCTTGTTCTGTCTCTCATACCATCCCAGACGCTGTAGTCGAGTGAGGTGCTGGTCTTAATTTATACAGTTGCTTGTATTGGTTCTTTTAGGACAAAGCCACACaatgtaaagttataaaagtaaGGATCGTGGGAAGTGAAACAGTAGGGCATTTTAAAAGATTGTGTGATCTATCTCACGATATATGTTTGGCGTAATATTGCTCAGTGTGGCGTGCACGCTCACAGAGCGAACGATGACGAAACATGTTACTTCCGTACAGCAGGCTCGCAATGAACTTGCgcctaattttataattacgtaACATTAACGTAGCATAAAGTATTCTTtgttttcacataaaaaaacttttaatttgatttaaaatgcaaaatactCGTTTTCTCGTtcgtttgaatttaaaattagtgaattatgtttttttttatagttttctttaCACAGTTATAaagagatgttttttttagtggGTCATCTAATTAATATACCTTTGTCTTCATTTGAAAACCGAGTTACGGATTCACAAGAAAACTTTAGATAAGTTACCAATAAGTAAAACTGTATGTGTCAGGATTAGTGTTTCAATTTCATAGTTTTtactctaaactaaataaataaaactttaatcatttaaacaaatcaaatatttcataagaAATGAGTGGAGTTGGAGGCAAATTCAATCAATatgcttattatttttatcaataagttTGAAATATGGTATTTGCTTATCTCAGTATGTGGGTTAGTAATTACTAATAGTTTCGACATTGTGGCGGTAAGATAGAACGGTAACTTGTGTTCACCGTTAGAGCTGCGGTAATCTGCACAGTTAACTATTATACTGGTATTAGATAAACGTcggagaaaaaaataagagttAATGAGCCGTAACTCATGCTCGTGACGTTATGCTCATATTTTATCTCGGTATTATACCGTtgcttcaaattaaaaaatcaattttataattcaattattttagtcTTCCTTATTACACTTTAAAACCTTATAAGTGTGCCAATAATATAGTTCCTAAATTGGCGAATTTATAGCGTGATTTGGCGTCAGTgacaaaaacttaataaagacGATGTTGTGTTGCACAGTGTAAATAAACAAcgcagttaataaatatagtggtCAGTGTGTAGTATTTTATTGATCTAAAAGACAGATAAAAAGTCATAAGTGGAAATTACTGAATTTAAAATCAGAATATGGCTCATTGCTAAGTTGTGACAGTTATTAGCGAAACAGACCGAATagacaaaacaaaatgacagcgtGGCTGTGGTTCGCCGCACTAGTCTGTGGCTCGCAGGCAGCGGTGCTGCCCCCTCCATGGGCGGACGCCAAGCGCAACCCCTGCGCTACGCATCCCCGAGGCTGGTTAATGCTGTACTGGCCTGCCGATGGAAAATGCTATACAATTTATaaggtatgttttatttatttaccctTTAGCAAACgttataaaatcaaaggaGATCGTAAGCTTTTCCCATTTTACGTTTTATCTCCTTTTGTCAACGAAAAGGCATGCAAAGGATAAACATCATTCATACTCACAAACCAAACCTAAAACTAATCTCTATCCACAATCTCATCGCTTACCTATCCTTAAATTGCGGCATTATTACTTCTTGGCCATGAAAAGATGATAGATAAAAATTTTCCACAAAATCCTtgcttaataattttgaaatttgattAGCATTTTATTTAGCATATTGTCAACTAATGCGctttcatttcaaattaacatattaaacgTTTAGTTTGAATTGTATTGTAACGTTCGCACAGTAGGCATTATTGATGTTgcgaaaaatgttttaataagatAACCGCAGTGGGTCATAAAGGTGTGTCATAACTCGGGTCAGGGTCTTTCACAAGTCCGCATTCGGAACGTCGTCAAACTGGatttacttgtattatttaacgatcaaaattgtcataaatatCAAACCAGTGACGCATCTAAAGAGAAACGCACTTACTACACTCTGATAGTGTGACTGGAGATGGCTGGCGAATTCGAACTTGGTGAATAAAGGTCCTCTGTGACAATGTGCACTGTTCAGCGGACTTAAAGGATCGAAAATGTACGTTAAGGAAGATTTAGTTCGGGATTTTTAGGGGACTTCAAGATCCAGCGATGATGTATATGCAATTGCAGTAATTCTAGAAATATGTTGTTTTGCATAATAAATGTAGTTTAtgaacatacatacatacatacagggcgcatgtttttatttaatttccacAGTTTTTAATATCAAGTAATTACGGCAAGATAATTGCCGATGTATTGCATGTTATGTTTTTAGGTTAGCAATCACTTGCAATAACGAAATGAAACCAAAATTACTGTTAGCTGCTGGTACATACGGGTCAGTGGAACAATACTTTCCAATTAAATACCAATGCGTCTTCACATGTGTAATCCTGACTGTTATTATAAACGTGAAACTTTTGTTACTAGGCTTTCTTATGTATTGACCGGAGATATGACCTGTATCTAAATGCAATAGAGGCGATAATAGCTTGCtactattaaattacattacgtGCTCCTGTCGGGTTCATGGGTTAAGTTATATAATACTGTTggtgttttattatatttaaattttaatttttattaaaatactacctgtcgctcgcgacgccgtccgcgcggaattaaaaaaaacataataagccTAAAtgttgttccagactatgatctacgtctatgacaaatttcatcgacatccgttgagccgttctagagataccttcaaacaaacatctatccatccatgcaaagattcgcatttataatattagtaagtatttTGCAATTTTCTAGCAATTACATGATTTAAGAACTAAGAAAAAGTATCTTTTGGTATCAGGTCAACGTTGTTCAGATCTATTCGGTCAATAAGGACATGTTTTTAAAGCATTCTTTAGGAGATGTTTACGTATAACGTTGTTTATGAAAACGTATTtatgaagaaaatataaaagtaacaaatgaCTATcattcttttataaaagttttagtaaagtgttaattgttaataaatacaatgaaaattataattatatacagGTATTGTTCATGTCATAACATTATTTAGTTTACAACTGCAATTACAATTGCACTTCCTATATCAgctatcataaataaaatttctctttttattaaaagctgtcgcccgcgatcgGTTGgactgttccggagataccttctaacaaacatctattcatccatccattcatccaaactttcgcatttataatattagtaagattatatataAGATCTGAAATCCACATTATCATCTCCCAGTCCACATCGCCCTCATATTGGTTAGGCGCACCAGTTATCCACCTTCAGATAGATCTAGCTTCCATCATTTTATTCCTATCTTACTCATATTTTAAGTGAGAATGTTTAgttagatggatgtttctttgaaggtatctccggaacagcccaacggatcttaatgaaatttggcacagatgaagaacatagtctggaagaacacatgggctgcTTTTTACGTTTTATAATTCTGAGGGGACAcaatcgcgggcaacagctagtataactACAAAACcacaatgaaattttgttgGTTACCACTTGCTTTTATACATCTTTCTGCCGCACTCAGAGACTTGGTCACTAAGTGTCTTAGTATAGAATATGAGATATTTACACTCATTTAAGTAATCATTGAACTAACGGTTCTTTGAGTGGTAGTTATGTTATGTTTcgacatttgaaaataatacacaaGTACGTCTTCACAGCTAGTAACAAAGTACAAAATCCAAGTATGAAAGGTGATTGTGCAATCTCAAATTTGCCAGAGAGATCGAATACGGAACAGGAAACGAAATTTGTCTCAGATTTAGGTCAAAATACGACTTTGCATACAAGGGACGGCTGTCTCATAAATTGTCAAACCAGATACtgttagaaatataataaattgcttcatttgcAATACATAATTGGCAGTGCAAACGACAATCTAGACATGTATCTGAAAGACAAAAGTTGTTATTTAACTCTACGGGAGTTTACGTTACAAATCGTTCTAGCATcccaaatattatttaacaacgaTGCATTGTAGTTCaatcgtaattaaattttaaccttAGGAGATATATCCACGTGTTTATCTCCCACACTAGGACTTTAAAAACAAGGTTTGAATGTTAACAACTTACAAGTATAATGTGCTCAAGCTCATTAGAATTTAATCCTCGTAGATTTctgtatataaattttgtagcACACGGAAATCACGTTCAGGGGAGCCTTATAtacgaaaataatttagctcaaggaaaaataaactttattatgtagtaaaaaagtacaaaatatgtttgctAGTTTACAtgcacattttattaaatcaactGATTTATACGCCACAAACACGTTGAATTAAAGTATGTTGGCCGGCCGCGAGCACAATGAGAATGCACTATTACGTATTAACTGTTTTAAAtgttcgtatttttaaatttaaataaactgcaACGGTTAAGTCGAAGTTTATAACTTGagcatacatttttaatgacaagCAACAATGtatttactataataataGCATCCTATAAAAACAACACATCATAGGAATAGAACTATGCtacgtataatattttttttgtcttctAAAGGTGAGAAGATCACAAAGTCTAATCCTAGTCCCAGTATACTTCCCATCCCATTGTTTGATCTGCTTTTTTCTTACCTCTTTGGGTCTTAGTTTCTCTGGAGTCTAGAGCTTAttgcttattttaataacaagagAGTTTGACGGTCTTACATCAATCATTCCAGAAAGGCTACCCATGTTCGGAGACGCAGGAGTTGAGCCCGGGGCGCTGGGGCGGGCGCACGGTGGCGGAATGCAAGTGTCCGCCGGGCACTGCGCAGCTGCCACACTCCAACGTCTGCCACAAGCTGTTCGAGCGCGGCCCCTGTCGACCCGGGGAGTACTTCGCACCAGTGGAAGAGACATTCAACAAGCGCGGGTAGGTAAGCATCAGAATGAGCTGTGTTATAGCAATTTtgcaaatttaaacaaaatagagAAATAAGGGAAACACGAATGTAGCGCAGAATAAAACGTGAGATACGATGGACAGGCAAACTGTTTGTATACGTGACAGTCGAAGAGTTTGTAAAAAACTTAACCGTGACTTGTGTAATCCGATTGGCAACAGCGGTCGTGCGAACTGTATGGCGTTATAGATACCTTGTATGAAATCCCCATATTGAGCAAGCGGTGTGTCATGGTTAACGTGATGTAGAGTAACGTATAGTATAGTTGTGCCATCAGACTTTCATTGCAGGTCTCCTCATGAATCACCGTATTACTTCAATTGATTTGCGTGACTTTGATCTCGTAGAGAGTACAGTTTAATACTCCTGCAACATTTGTTACTTTGCTTAGTAATGGTGTTGGCatcagaaaatgttaaaagacATGTTCTTACAATATTGCGCCGAAATTATGTTAGCATAATGTAGACACACATAAACGTTTCAATATCCACTTTACGTTGCATGGCGTAACGTATCGTGACGTGTCTTCACTAATCCGCTTTTCCTATGTCTTTGCAGGGTGCGGCAGGGCATGTGCGTTCGGCCGCAGCAGTGCGCGGACTCGACGCTACTGTACTGGCCGGCGGACGGCCGCTGCTATCACCGACTCACTCAGGGCCCATGCTACCCTGGTACTATTCTTGACCTCGGTACTGATGGGTTAGCTAACTGCACCGTAAGTCCTCTTATTTTGAAACATCATTGGAGTAAATTAATCAAGAAAAAAACCTATGGAAAAGTAGTACAAACTGTGGCGACACTTCAAAGGGAAGGACAGAGTAGTGTATAATTATGATGACGTTAGTCTAACTGATAATGTCGTGAAGATTATATAGTTTTAAGTGTAGGCTTGATAGGatattatagatttttaaattgtgttaatAAGAGAATAGATAgtaatctaaaaatataaatgaggtataattaatatttaactataaatttataacttccAGTGCGAGTCCGGTGGTCCAAATTTCTGGTCGGAGGACGGTGGCTGCTACGCGCACTACACGCGAGGCCCGTGCGAACGCGGCCAGCTGTTCCTGCCCGGCGGTCGGTGCGGTTGCGACGCCTACCTGCCGCACTATCACAACGACACTGGTGCTTGCTACGAGCTAGGTAAGCTACTAGAATCTCAACTAGTTAGTCAACATATTTACTGCCTAAATAAGTGATTTTCTTTGAATCCGCTTATATACGTAGTTTATATCTGTTATTAGCTTTAACTACTCTAATTGGGTAGGTTTTGAGCCCTGAAAGTAGGGACGCATAATGAACTGACGACGACAGAATAACTGCTAAAGTAATTGTTAACGACTCTGATTATGGCAGCTATCTTATAAGCGGACAGAGTTAGgtatttattatagtttacaCGTTTGTCTActaaattttgtcaaaataattGCAGATACGCTGGGTCCGTGCACGAAGGGGCACGTGTTCACGATAGCTGAAGTAACTGAGCGGGGCTCGCGGGCGGAGTGCCGCTGCAAGTCGTTCCACGCGCGCGCCTTCGATGGCTCCTGTTATAGACTGTACACGCGAGGGCCTTGCAAGAATGATGAGATGATCGCTAGAGGAGGACGGTGTACTAAGGTAAtcagtttttaaacaaaactgaTAAGAGTAGATTATTTCTACCGAaagtctaaaaaaaaaacagagaaagAACGTCAAAGTGTATAAACAGAAGAAACACCAGGAGTTTAGAAGTGAAAGGGATTTCGCTCATTTCATACTCATACAGTCCTATATGACATAGTGCTATTTCTCAAGTCTTCCAGTCTACTAACAAATACATTTCGTAGTTGCGGATGACTAATATTGGTTCTAATTTAACATATCCTT is from Papilio machaon chromosome 5, ilPapMach1.1, whole genome shotgun sequence and encodes:
- the LOC106715657 gene encoding uncharacterized protein LOC106715657; the encoded protein is MTAWLWFAALVCGSQAAVLPPPWADAKRNPCATHPRGWLMLYWPADGKCYTIYKKGYPCSETQELSPGRWGGRTVAECKCPPGTAQLPHSNVCHKLFERGPCRPGEYFAPVEETFNKRGVRQGMCVRPQQCADSTLLYWPADGRCYHRLTQGPCYPGTILDLGTDGLANCTCESGGPNFWSEDGGCYAHYTRGPCERGQLFLPGGRCGCDAYLPHYHNDTGACYELDTLGPCTKGHVFTIAEVTERGSRAECRCKSFHARAFDGSCYRLYTRGPCKNDEMIARGGRCTKVPCGRGRLYVPERRRCYRPGAGEPCAPGEVLAFDFEARPALDGLSHNGVCVCGAGICASREVASCSSRKGAVTYNNACHLLHTQGPCAVDSWLVWRDDQAKCECRPNQTCDSIQQKES